In a single window of the uncultured Fibrobacter sp. genome:
- a CDS encoding FISUMP domain-containing protein, with translation MKNVVLKVLFCLIPFVFVACGNDSSESSPNEASVNQGDEPGSTLAKPCNDNGVNNCVYGTLEDARDGKVYRTITIGNQEWMAENLNFAAHNSFCIQKDNCKENGRLYSFGAVYDTSSTHCVYEKLCDVETPIQGVCPSGWHVPSLEEWKSLFRAVGGKKGIKLLFKDSAWGDEFSYHDAYGFGLAPSPKQDLYSRQEFLVLAYEYNSPDGYEDMLGYRSIDQDAMGSIIGGYDYFIPLGFNVRCLRNKDGETGTTSQMVAETETRTKAWDYLNPTIEYGTMEDSRDGQVYKTVMMGEDTWMAQNLNYNTGDGQSTCFNDEDASCEKFGRLYTRELVHSEDVCPAGWHIPTSEEWYAVMTLTKIDGKAYESRLFAKDAWYKLYPDSIETSDEFGFSALPAGNLYTETIFAEEKGYITTFSTHSSNIRISNDSLVSVRCVMDEEK, from the coding sequence ATGAAAAACGTTGTTTTGAAAGTTTTATTTTGTCTAATTCCATTCGTCTTTGTTGCCTGCGGCAACGATTCAAGTGAATCCTCCCCTAACGAAGCTAGCGTCAACCAAGGCGACGAACCGGGAAGCACTTTGGCAAAACCATGTAATGACAATGGTGTCAACAACTGTGTATATGGAACGCTAGAAGATGCCCGTGACGGCAAGGTCTACAGAACCATAACCATCGGGAACCAGGAATGGATGGCCGAAAACCTGAATTTTGCCGCCCACAACAGCTTTTGTATTCAAAAGGATAATTGCAAGGAGAACGGCCGTCTCTATTCCTTCGGCGCCGTTTACGACACCAGTTCTACCCACTGCGTATACGAAAAGCTCTGCGATGTCGAAACGCCTATTCAGGGCGTATGCCCTTCGGGCTGGCATGTTCCTTCATTGGAAGAATGGAAAAGTCTTTTCCGCGCAGTAGGCGGGAAAAAAGGCATAAAGCTCCTTTTTAAGGATAGCGCATGGGGGGATGAATTTTCTTATCATGACGCTTACGGATTTGGCTTGGCACCGTCTCCCAAGCAGGACTTATACTCGCGGCAAGAGTTCTTGGTACTGGCATACGAGTATAATTCGCCAGATGGTTATGAAGATATGCTTGGCTACCGCTCTATCGACCAAGATGCCATGGGGAGTATCATTGGCGGTTACGATTACTTTATACCTCTCGGGTTCAATGTACGCTGTCTGCGGAACAAGGATGGAGAAACCGGAACAACCAGCCAAATGGTAGCAGAAACGGAAACGCGTACCAAGGCATGGGACTACTTGAATCCGACAATAGAATACGGAACAATGGAAGATTCTCGTGACGGCCAGGTTTACAAGACCGTGATGATGGGCGAAGATACATGGATGGCCCAGAACCTGAACTACAATACCGGCGATGGGCAAAGCACCTGCTTCAACGACGAAGACGCATCCTGCGAAAAGTTCGGTCGTCTTTATACTAGGGAACTCGTGCACTCTGAAGACGTGTGCCCGGCCGGATGGCATATCCCTACCAGCGAGGAATGGTATGCGGTAATGACGCTTACCAAGATTGATGGTAAAGCTTATGAGTCCCGTCTTTTTGCGAAGGATGCATGGTACAAGCTTTATCCGGATTCCATCGAAACGAGCGACGAATTCGGATTTTCAGCGCTTCCTGCCGGAAACCTCTATACCGAAACAATTTTTGCCGAAGAGAAAGGATATATTACCACCTTTTCCACTCATTCTTCCAATATCAGGATTTCAAATGATTCCCTTGTTTCCGTCCGCTGTGTGATGGATGAGGAAAAATAG
- the lysA gene encoding diaminopimelate decarboxylase, with protein MNYSIPQEVFVKAAEQYGTPLWIYDRATIEKCVKDVQVFDTVRFAQKACPNLSVVSLIRKLGCVVDAVSAGEIVRALKAGFKGGVQKGKAPEIVYTADIFDRDALELVKEHNIAVNVGSPDMIQQLADFGVKSELTIRVNPGFGHGHSRKTNTGGDLSKHGIWHEQIKDCIKLAQANGMWITGLHMHIGSGTDFEHLAQVCDAMVDASRRLGSHLRTISAGGGLPIPYHEEDKGNRIDVKAYYKLWDDARKRIQQSIGHEVHLEVEPGRYLVAESGYLMAEIRAVKKQGDNLFYLVDAGFTDLVRPSFYGSYHGISIIARDGRELNETVDAVVAGPLCESGDVFTQEEGGFVVTRKLPKAKVGDLLILHDAGAYGAAMSSNYNSRRYAAETMYTNGELKVVRERQTFEQLMQNDRIIDF; from the coding sequence ATGAATTATTCTATTCCTCAAGAAGTTTTTGTGAAGGCAGCCGAACAGTACGGCACCCCCCTCTGGATTTATGACCGCGCTACGATTGAAAAGTGCGTGAAGGATGTCCAGGTATTTGACACCGTTCGTTTTGCCCAGAAGGCATGTCCGAACCTTTCCGTGGTTTCGCTCATCCGTAAGCTCGGCTGCGTGGTCGATGCTGTTTCGGCTGGCGAAATCGTGCGCGCCCTCAAGGCCGGCTTCAAGGGTGGAGTTCAGAAGGGCAAGGCTCCCGAAATCGTCTACACCGCAGACATTTTCGACCGTGACGCTCTTGAACTCGTCAAGGAACACAACATCGCCGTGAACGTGGGCTCGCCGGACATGATCCAGCAGCTCGCCGATTTCGGCGTGAAGTCGGAACTCACTATCCGCGTGAACCCGGGCTTTGGCCACGGACACTCCCGCAAGACCAACACCGGTGGCGACCTTTCGAAGCACGGTATTTGGCACGAACAGATCAAGGACTGCATCAAGCTCGCGCAGGCCAACGGCATGTGGATTACAGGACTCCACATGCATATCGGTTCCGGCACGGACTTTGAACACCTCGCTCAGGTGTGCGACGCCATGGTCGATGCTAGCCGTCGCCTGGGTTCTCATTTGCGCACCATCAGTGCAGGGGGCGGCCTCCCGATTCCGTATCACGAAGAAGACAAGGGCAACCGCATCGACGTGAAGGCCTACTACAAGCTGTGGGACGATGCCCGCAAGCGCATCCAGCAGAGCATTGGCCACGAGGTTCACCTTGAAGTGGAACCGGGTCGCTACCTGGTGGCCGAGAGCGGTTACCTGATGGCTGAAATCCGCGCCGTCAAGAAGCAGGGCGACAACCTGTTCTACTTGGTGGATGCTGGCTTTACCGATCTCGTTCGCCCGAGCTTCTACGGCAGCTATCACGGCATTTCCATCATCGCCCGCGACGGTCGCGAACTGAACGAAACGGTGGACGCCGTTGTGGCAGGCCCGCTCTGCGAATCCGGTGACGTGTTCACGCAGGAAGAAGGTGGCTTTGTGGTGACCCGCAAGCTCCCGAAGGCGAAAGTCGGCGACTTGCTGATTCTCCATGACGCAGGCGCCTACGGGGCTGCCATGAGCAGCAACTACAATAGCCGCCGCTACGCCGCCGAGACCATGTACACCAACGGTGAACTGAAGGTCGTGCGCGAACGCCAGACTTTTGAGCAGTTGATGCAAAACGACAGGATTATCGATTTCTAA